A region of the Dyadobacter sp. CECT 9275 genome:
CCGGCACATTACCAATATTCCTTTCATCTGCTGGCGTCCAATACAAAGCTCATTCTGGACCACCTGAATCTGAAATCAGTGATTGTGCTGGGTCACTCCATGGGAGGAATGGTTGCTGCCAGATTTACGCTGATGTACCCGGAAATGGTATCCAGGCTGATTCTTGAAAATCCGATCGGACTGGAAGATTATAAACTGAAGGTACCCTTCCAAAGCGTCGATAAATGGTATCAGACCGAATTAAAAGCTGATTTCAACTCCATCAAAAAATACCAGCTTACCAGTTACTACGACAATAAATGGAAGCCCGAATACGACCAATGGGTTAATTTGCTTGCCGGATGGACACTGAATAAAAAAGACTACCCCAGAATTGCCTGGAATTCCGCACTGACATACGACATGATTTACACGCAGCCTGTTTGTTATGAATTTGAAAAGATAAGAACCTCTACTCTTTTGATTATCGGCCAGAGAGACAGAAGTGCGGTAGGCAAAAATCTTGCTCCCGAATCGGTCCGGTCATCTTTGGGAGACTATCCCGCTTTGGGAAAACTGACCCAAAGCAAAATCAAAAACAGCGAGCTTGCAGAACTTGACAATATAGGACACCTGCCTCATATCGAGAACTTTGAGAAATTCATCGCCCCTCTGATAAAATTTCTGGAGAAATAAAAGACCGGGCAGGAGTTACTGCCCGATCTCACTTACAACACGAACTGTTTCAGATAATTACGACTGGTAAGAATAGCAGTGGTTACATCTGTTACATTACCCTCGTAAGCTTTGTCTTCTACTTCAATCACCACCGGTCCGCGGTATCTGACGTCGGTTAAAGCCGCAAAAAATCCCCGCCAGTTCACATCACCCAGGCCTGGCAATTTTGGCGAATGATATTCCAGCGGATTTGCCATGATCCCCACCCTGTCCAGCTTTTCCCTGTACAGTTTGGCATCCTTCAAGTGGATATGATGCAGACGGTCCTTGTAGGCATAAATAGGCTTAATTTCGTCCATCATCTGCCATATCATGTGCGAAGGATCATAATTAAGACCAAAAAGAGGACTGGGTATAATCTCGAACATCCGGTCCCAGACGGCAGGGCTGATCGCCAGATTTTTTCCTCCCGGCCATTCATCTTCGGTAAAAAACATCGGGCAGTTTTCGATACCTATTTTGATGTTACACTCCTCAGCAACCTTTATAACCGCCGGCCATGTATCTGCAAAACGGGCCAGATTCTCCTTGATACTTTTAAACTGGTCACGGCCAATGAAAGTGGTAACCACAGGTATCCCCAGCTTGGCGGCCGCCCGGATCACCTGTTTGATATGTTCCAGAAAAAATTCTGATCTATTGGGATCCGGATCCAGCGGATTGGGATAATACCCCAGCGCCGAGATGGAAATATTCGCTTGCTTGAGGTTATATTTAATCTCGGCAACCTTCCGGTCGGTAAGATTATGGACATCAATATGGCTGACACCGGCATACCTGCGACTATCCGAATTATCTGCCGGCCAGCACATCACCTCGATACAGGAAAAACCGTGGTTACCCGCAAACTGAATTACATGTTCCAGGCCAAAATCAGCCAGTATAGCACTTACAAATCCTAATTTGAGCATATTTTTAAAGTTATAGACCTTCGTATCCAAGCGGAATGCTTCCTTAACGATCCGTGAAAATAATAATATGAAGACAGGGTTAAAAATTTCATCAATTATTTACCGGACTTCATCCATCCCCGCAGCCATTTGTAACTAAACCACATCAGTTAATCCTTTGAATTTTAGTAATATTGATGCGTAATCACTACAAATAAGTACCAACGAACTTAATCAAAAACTTCCATGGCAGATTCAGAACAGGGTATTGGCAAGAAGATACTGGGTTTCTTTATCAAGGAAAATGCGGAAACCGAAACTTCTCCCAGCCCGGCCCCCGCGAAACCGGATGAGAAACAGAAAACCGTTTCCCTACCGGCTCCAACCATCATTAACAAGGCCGGAACAGCGCAGATCGACAGAAAATTTGCAGAGCATTTTGCAGAACTTCTTGAAAAATCCAACCTTCCCGGTCCTGATTATTTTGAATACAAGCAGGCATTAAGAAGTATGGAAGGACTGGACCTGAGCGAAGAAAAACAGTTTCAGGCGGCATGGGCCAGCTTCAAAGCCATGGGTGGTGTAACGGAAACGGCAGTGTTGAGAACTTCTGCGGATCAGTATCTAGGGGTTCTGGACAAAGACCGCACCGCTTTCCTGAAAGACGTAGAAAAGGCGCTCAACGAGCGTGTGGGGGCCCTGAATAACGAAGTAAAAAAACTTGAAGAGAACAATAAAGCATATTTGCAGCAAATTGCCGATCTTCAGAAAAAAATGGATGAAAATAACAATCGCCTTGGACAGATTTCCGGAGAAATAGCGGAACAAAGTGCCAGGATAACGGCCAACAGGGACAACTTTGAGATTACCTATAAAAGTGTGGTAGATCAGATCCTGGCAGACCTTACTAAAATTAACTCTTACTTAAAATAACCTATTCGCTCAATCATGGCAACACCAGATTTTTCACAAATCGGCGGTTCTCAGGAAGACAATTCAAAAAGATCCTACTGGAGTAAACCCGAAGGAATTACTTCACTACTTTTCATGGGAGGCCTGGGAGCGGCCGCGTTATATTATTGGAACAAGCTGGCCGGTTTCCTCATAGAAGTTACTCAGAACACCCTTTATCTGGGAGTATTGATGGCCCTGCTGGCCCTGATGATCTTCCTTTTTACAAGCAAGGACGTTAGAACAGCCGTTTTTTTCCTTTTCAAAACGCTGATGCGCAAAATCACCGGACTGGTGATCAAGCTGGATCCGATCGCGATCATGAAAATATACGTCGACGACCTGAAAGAAAAACGTGAGAAAATGCAGGGACAGATAGATACGCTGGCCGGGCAACTGGTGAAGCTCAATAAAAAAATCACGGAAAACAACGAGCAGATCAAGCAAAAGTTTGCTGAGGCGAATAAAGCCAGCCAGATGTCCGACAGGCCAGGCATGAAGGAAACCGCTTCACTGGCTACCATTGAAGGTGCGGGGCTGCAGGAAATGAACGAGAAGCTTTTTCCATTGCAACGGAACATTAAAACGGTGCTGGAGTTTATGGAAAAAGTAAACAAAAGCGCGGATTATATTATTAAAGAAACGGAGATTAAGGTTAAACTGAAAGAGGCAGAGTACCGGATTGTAAAAGAAAGCTCCAACGCCCTGCGTACAGCGGTAAGTATCTTTAAGGGAAATCCTGACAAAAAGTTTTATTTTGACGAGTCAATGGAATATATCCAGGACGATATGAGCCAGAAACTGGGTGAAATGAAGCGTGCTATGGATCTGTCACTTGACTTTATTAATGCGGTGGACGTGCAGAATGGCTTGCTTTCGGACAAGGGACAGGCCATGCTGGAAGCTTATAACCATGGAGAGTTTAAGCTTATCCAGCTTGATGCGCCCCAATCGCAAACCCGTAGTATTGACCCTCCGGCAGACTCGCGATACAAAGGCCTGCTGGATTAATATTCAGTTTTCAATTTCAATCAATTCATTTAGCCTAAATAATCACAATGAAAAGACTTACAGTAGCCGGAAGGCTTTTAATTACGGCCCTCATCATTGGAGCCATATTTGTTGGATACAAGTATTTCGGAGGCAAACAAGCCATCGACAAACTGGCAGAAAAACAGGCTCAGACCATCGAAGCAGATTCTGTGGAGGCCGAAAGCCCCGCATCTTCGACGGAAGATGTGGCTACGGATAACCAGGGAGCAACTTTCGCATACAGTGCGCCAGAGCCCGTAGATGGT
Encoded here:
- a CDS encoding alpha/beta fold hydrolase: MKRLIILSGILISMVSGVLAQQDTLRRLDINLENYPYPFPVSYLDIQSQGQKIRMAYMDVQPAAPNDRIIFLLHGKNFNGAYWEETAKYLSKLGFRVVIPDQIGFGKSSKPAHYQYSFHLLASNTKLILDHLNLKSVIVLGHSMGGMVAARFTLMYPEMVSRLILENPIGLEDYKLKVPFQSVDKWYQTELKADFNSIKKYQLTSYYDNKWKPEYDQWVNLLAGWTLNKKDYPRIAWNSALTYDMIYTQPVCYEFEKIRTSTLLIIGQRDRSAVGKNLAPESVRSSLGDYPALGKLTQSKIKNSELAELDNIGHLPHIENFEKFIAPLIKFLEK
- a CDS encoding sugar phosphate isomerase/epimerase family protein, translating into MLKLGFVSAILADFGLEHVIQFAGNHGFSCIEVMCWPADNSDSRRYAGVSHIDVHNLTDRKVAEIKYNLKQANISISALGYYPNPLDPDPNRSEFFLEHIKQVIRAAAKLGIPVVTTFIGRDQFKSIKENLARFADTWPAVIKVAEECNIKIGIENCPMFFTEDEWPGGKNLAISPAVWDRMFEIIPSPLFGLNYDPSHMIWQMMDEIKPIYAYKDRLHHIHLKDAKLYREKLDRVGIMANPLEYHSPKLPGLGDVNWRGFFAALTDVRYRGPVVIEVEDKAYEGNVTDVTTAILTSRNYLKQFVL